From the Alicyclobacillus vulcanalis genome, the window CGCAGCGGGAGGCAACATCAGAATGTGTGGATCGTGGGGTTCGAGGGGTATCACGCCATCGAGGACGTCGAAGGCTGGCGTGGGTACGAACTTTGCGTGCCGGAGGACATGCTCCATCCGCTGCCTGAGGGCGCCTATTATTATCATCAGCTGATTGGGTTGGATGTTGTCTCCGACCAGGGAGAGCCCCTCGGCGTGTTGGCCGAAGTTTTGACACCCGGTGCCAACGATGTGTACGTCGTGAAAAAGCCCGGCCAGCCCGATCTCTTGCTCCCTGCCATCCGAGACGTCATCCTCTCTGTCGATCTCGACGCAGGCCGCATGACCGTGCATCTTCTGCCGGGCCTCCGGGACGGCGAGGAGGACGAGTGACGTGCCGCTCCATGTGGTGGTGATGACGCTTTTCCCAGGGATGTTCACGGGCGTCCTTGGGGAGAGCATGCTGAAACGCGCTCAGGAGGCGGGTGCCTTGACGGTCGATCTCGTCGATTTTCGGGCCTATGCGACGGATCGGCATCGGACGGTGGATGACACGCCCTACGGCGGTGGGGCAGGTATGCTGCTCAAGCCCGACCCGATCTTCGCGGCG encodes:
- the rimM gene encoding ribosome maturation factor RimM (Essential for efficient processing of 16S rRNA) yields the protein MTAYYTVGVVTKPHGLRGEVRVYPRTDFPEERFAPGSRLWLRPPGAEPVAVLEVRSGRQHQNVWIVGFEGYHAIEDVEGWRGYELCVPEDMLHPLPEGAYYYHQLIGLDVVSDQGEPLGVLAEVLTPGANDVYVVKKPGQPDLLLPAIRDVILSVDLDAGRMTVHLLPGLRDGEEDE